TTGCATATGATTGCAAGCGGCACTTTTATTTATTAAGACATTTCATTATCTGACTGTATCATCTCTGTAGATCGTTACAGTCCTTTCTTTCGTAGAGTCATTTTTGATACTGGTCACATCTCCCTTTGTGGTAAAGTACACATAGTTTCCCATATCCATAAATCGATAGACTTTGACTCCGTCATGCTCGAACAAATAGCTGACTTCGTAAGTTCGGTTGTTTTCCGATTTGCCTTGTTTCAATGGGATACCTGTATAGCAGGAACTTACACCTGCCATAACGAATAAAAGAATAAATAGTCTAGTTAATGTTTTCATGATTATTTTTTAGCGTGTGGATAATCAATCGTATAATGCAATCCGCGGCTTTCTTTGCGTTCCATTGCCTGACGCATAATCAGATATCCTACGTTGACCATATTACGCAATTCGCAAATCTCTCTGGAGGCTACGCTGCGTTTGAACAGGCTTTCAGTTTCTTCGTAAATGATATCCAGTCGGTCCCAGGCACGTTTCAGACGAAGGTCGCTGCGGACAATACCTACATAAGTACTCATAATCTGGTTAACTTCCTTCATGCTTTGCGTGATCAGTACCATCTCTTCCGGTGAACGGGTTCCCTCGTCGTTCCATTCGGGGATGGCTTCGTTGTAGGCATACTGGTCTACAACTCTCAGGCTATGCTTGGCGGCAGCGTCGGCATATACGACAGCTTCGATCAGTGAGTTGGAAGCCAGACGGTTACCACCGTGGAGACCGGTGCAGGAGCACTCTCCCACTGCGTAGAGGCGTTCGATAGAAGACTGTCCGTTCAGGTCTACAAGGATACCGCCGCAAAGATAGTGGGCTGCCGGAGCTACCGGAATGTAATCTTTGGTGATGTCGATGCCCAAGCTGAGGCATTTCTCGTAAATATTGGGAAAGTGCTTCTTTGTCTCTTCCGGGTCTTTGTGGGTGACGTCAAGATAAACATGGTCATCACCCCGATTTTTCATTTCGTTGTCAATAGCACGGGCTACGATATCGCGCGGAGCGAGTGAAAGACGGGGATCGTATTTTTGCATGAACTCCTTGCCGTCCATTGTGCGGAGTACGCCACCGTAGCCACGCATCGCTTCCGTAATCAGGAACGAAGGGCGGTCGCCCGGATGGTACAGGGCGGTGGGGTGGAATTGCACAAACTCCATATCCTTCACTGTACCTTTGGCACGGTAGACCATGGCGATACCGTCTCCGGTAGCGACTAGCGGATTGGTGGTCGTTTTATAAACAGCTCCTACTCCACCGGTGGCCATAAGAGTCACTTTGGCGAGGTAGGTATCTACTTTTCCGGTTTTCGGGTCGAGGATGTAGGCACCGTAGCATTTGATGTCCGGTGTCTGGCGGGTAACAGTTACTCCCAGATGATGTTGGGTCAGTATTTCAACGGCAAACTGGTTTTCGATCACCTCGATGTTCGGATGCCTTTGCACGGCTTTGATCAGGCTGTCCTGAATCTCTGCTCCCGTATTATCTTTATGGTGAAGAATGCGGAACTCGGAGTGTCCTCCCTCGCGGTGCAAGTCAAATTCGCCTTTCTCGTTTTTGTCGAAGTCCACGCCCCATTTGATCAGTTCTTCAATTTGCGCAGGCGCTTCGCGCACTACTTTTTCTACTGCGCCACGGTCACTGATCCAGTCGCCGGCAATCATCGTGTCTTCAATGTGTTTGTCGAAATTATCCACCAGCAGGTTGGTGACGGACGCCACTCCTCCTTGTGCGAAGTACGTATTGGCTTCTTCCAGCCCGCTTTTACAGATAAGAGCAACTTTACCTTTGTGCGCCACTTTGAGCGCAAAACTCATACCGGCAATTCCGGAGCCGATAACGAGGAAATCGAATTTTCTTACCATAATTTTGTTTATTTCTCACCGCAAAGCTACAAAATAAGTCACTTCGTTGTTCTTTTCGTTGTCACTAATTCATAAATTTGCTACCTTGCACGCAAAAATCTGACAAAATGAATCGAATTTTTCATGCCCGCATCGCCTGGTACCAGTATTTTCTGCTGGTGGTGCTTACTGTAAATGCCGTGGGCGCTTTGTGGTGTAAATATATCTTGCCGGCAGTGCTACTAATGCTCCTGCTTATTGTAGTCATCGAACAGATTATTCATACGGTTTACACTGTATCTACTGATGGAGTTCTGGAGATATCCACTGGACGTTTTATGCGTAAAAAAGTAATTCCTATTGCCGAAATCACAGCTATCCGGAAGTATCATTCCATGAAATTCGGAAAGTTTTCGGTGACGAATTATGTCTTGATAGAGTATGGAAACGGAAAGTTTGCTTCGGTGATGCCTGTCAAGGAACGTGAATTTGTGGAGTTGATTAAAAAGAGAATGGAACAATAAATTTTATACCTATGAAATACCAAGTCATTATCATCGGTGGCGGTCCCGCAGGATATACAGCCGCCGAAGCTGCCGGCAAAGCCGGTTTGAGTGTACTCCTTATCGAGAAGAATAATTTGGGAGGTGTCTGCCTGAATGAAGGATGCATCCCGACGAAAACGCTGTTGTATTCGGCAAAGACTTACGACAGTGCACGTCATTCCTCGAAATATGCGGTGAATGTCTCCGAAGTCTCTTTTGACTTGCCGAAGATCATTGCCCGTAAAAGTAAAGTGGTGCGCAAACTGGTATTGGGTGTAAAGGCAAAGTTGACCTCCAATAATGTCGCGATGGTGACGGGAGAGGCGCAGATCATAGATAAAAATACAGTTCGCTGTGGCGAAGAAACATACAATGCGGAAAATCTGATCCTTTGTACAGGCTCCGAAACCTTCATCCCTCCTATTACCGGCGTGGAAACGGTGAATTACTGGACGCATCGGGATGCGCTGGACAGTAAGGAGCTGCCTGCCTCCCTTGCCATTGTAGGCGGTGGAGTGATCGGTATGGAGTTTGCATCATTTTTTAATAGTCTCGGTGTGCAGGTAACGGTGATTGAGATGATGGATGAGATTTTGGGAGGAATGGATAAGGAACTGTCTGCATTGCTTCGTGCCGAATATGCAAAGCGGGGCATTAAATTCCTGCTCAGCACTAAAGTTGTCGCTTTATCACAGACGGAAGAGGGTGCGGTTGTTTCATACGAGAATGCAGAAGGAAAGGGCAGTGTTATAGCAGAAAAGCTATTGATGAGCGTTGGACGCCGACCTGTGACGAAAGGTTTCGGACTCGAAAATCTGAATCTGGATAAAACCGGGCGTGGCGCTATCAAGGTCAATGAGAAGATGCAGACTTCGCTGTCCGGCGTTTATGTCTGCGGTGATCTGACAGGCTTTTCTTTGTTGGCTCATACGGCTGTCCGTGAGGCTGAGGTTGCCGTACATTCTATTTTGGGTAAGGAAGATGCAATGAGTTACCGGGCTATCCCCGGCGTTGTTTATACGAATCCGGAGATTGCAGGAGTCGGAGAGACGGAAGAATCGGCCTCAGCAAAAGGAATTACTTATAAGGTGGTGAAACTTCCGATGGCTTATTCCGGTCGTTTTGTGGCGGAGAATGAAGGCGTGAACGGGGTCTGCAAAGTACTGCTGGATGAACAGGAACGGATAATCGGAGCACACGTGCTGGGCAATCCTGCTTCGGAAATCATCACTCTTGCCGGTACTGCCATTGAGCTTGGATTGACTGCCGCCGCATGGAAGAAGGTTGTTTTCCCTCATCCTACGGTAGGAGAGATTTTCCGGGAAGCATTATAAGATTGAGCATAAGCGGATAGCCGTGATATTCGAGATACGGAAGAAGCTGAAGTAGCATGAAAGTTAATGTAGGTTAATGTAGAAGGTTGATGAAGAAGTATTTGTTGTTTTTGGTTTTATCAGTTGCCCTGTTGCCCACATCCGTATGGGGGCAGGCAAATCTTTCTCAGATTGATTCACTAATCAAAAGAATGCTTCCCGAAGCATCCGAAGTCGGCATATCCGTGTATGACCTGACAGCGAAGAAGTCATTATATACTTATCGTGATACGAAACTCTCCCGCCCGGCTTCTACCATGAAGCTGCTCACGGCTATTACAGCCCTCTCCCGTCCCGATGCGGACAATCCTTTCCGTACGGAAGTCTGGCACGACGGGGTGATAGAGCATGATACGTTGCAAGGCAACTTGTATGTTGTCGGTGGATTCGATCCGGAATTTGACAGTTTGATGATGGATTCATTGATCGAAGAAGTAATCACCTTCCCTTTTTCGGTAATCAACGGACAGGTGTATGGCGATGTTTCGATGAAAGATTCCCTTTATTGGGGGCACGGATGGGCATGGGATGATACTCCGGAGGCTTATCAGCCTTATATGTCTCCGTTGATGTTTTGTAAGGGTGCTGTGGAAGTGACGGTGGTTCCCGGCTCTCTACAAGGAGATACGGCAAGCGTTTCCTGCAAGCCTGTGTCTTCTTATTATACCCTGACGAACCGGACAAAGACACGTACTCCTTCTGCCGGAAAATATTCATTATCGAGAGACTGGTTGACCAATGGGAATAATCTGATCGTAACAGGCAATGTTCCTACGTTTAGAAAGGATTTGATAAATGTCTATGATTCAGGGAGCTTCTTTATGCACGCTTTTTTAGAACGTCTCCGTGCTAAAGGAATCGTGGTTCCCGAATCGTACGGTTTTACCGAATTACCGTCCGATGGAGCAGAGCAGATGGCTCGCTGGGAGACTCCGGTGCAGAAGGTCTTGAATCAGTTGATGAAGGAAAGTGATAATTTGAATGCGGAAGCAATGCTTTGCCGGATTGCGTCACAAGCTACAGGAAAGAAACGTGTGACGGCGGAGGATGGCATTGTTGAGATTATGAAACTGGTTCGTAACCTCGGGCACGATCCGAAAGACTATAAGATTGCGGATGGTTGCGGATTGTCTAATTATAATTACCTGTCTCCTGCCCTGTTGGTCGATTTTCTGAAATATGCCTATTCACAATCCGATGTTTTTCAGAAACTGTATAAGTCCCTTCCTGTTGCCGGAATAGACGGAACGCTGAAAAACAGAATGAAGAATACTCCCGCATTCAGAAATGTCCATGCAAAGACCGGTTCGTTTACGGCGATCAATGCCCTTGCCGGTTATCTGAAGATGAAGAACGGACATACCTTGGCTTTTGCCATTATGAATCAGAATGTGCTTTCGGCTGCCAAGGCGAGGGCGTTTCAGGATAAGGTTTGTGAGGTGATTATCGGACATTGAAAGGAGCATTGAATAAGGTTGTTGATAGAAATGATAAATATCTGCTGAAAAAAAGTACTCTTTTATTTGAACGTTTGCTTTGCTCGCGTGTATGCTTTGTCAGAACGGTTCTAATTAAGCAATGTTGAATTTAATAAAAGAGTGAATAATGAAAACTATCAAATACTTGTTACTTGTCTTATTGTGCTATTGTACAGCACAGGTTTATTCTCAAAACAAGGCAAGCTGGGTCCCGGACTCTATTGCATCTCAGATTCCTGTAATTCAGAATCAGGCCCGGGAATGGAAACAGAAGATCTATGAAAACCCTAAAGATGAAAAAGCATGGATGTCCTATGCACGAACGATTCAAACACTCAAATCGCTTACTCCCGGCGATGATATAGAAAAGGAAATCAATGAGATGATGGACAAAATGAAAAAAGAGATACCCAATACTGCTACTTATGCCTTGATACAGAATATGATTTTACCTTTTGGAAAAAATGATATGACTTTTGATGAAATTATAGATAAGTGGCCTGATGCTGTGATGCATTATCCTGTTTATATGGGCTTGTCTTTTAGCAATAAGGATAGGCTGAAAGACATTTCTACCCGGTGGTATCAATCAGGTGCATATCCTGTTCAGTCTTTAAATTATACCTATAATGAATTGACTTCTGCCGAAAAGGACGCATTGATATTTACTGATGTTAATTGGACGCTGTTTGGAAGTTATCTGCTTCAATATGGAAAGGGATTGTTTGATGATAAAAAAGTAATCCTTTCAGGTTTAATCCTTCCTTCATTTTCTATGAACAGGCTTACGGAGGAATTAGGCATACCGGAGTTCAAAGATACTGACCCTGAATTTTATAAAAGTAAAACTCCTACGGCAACATTTGCAAATGAAATCAAAAAACGTATAGAGCATATTGCCAAATATACCAACCGTCCCATTTATATCTCTGTCTCAACCAATGAAGCTGTGAAAGATCTGCTGAAAGACCATTTATATACTGAAGGTCTGTTAATGAGATATTCTGCCAAACCTTATGATAATCTGGCTATCATGCGTCGCAATTATGAGAATACTTATCTGTTAGATTACTTATACGAGTCTTTTTATCCTGAGACGTTGACGAATGTTTGTCTTGATTTGAAAGGAGTAAAAATGCTTAGCATATATTATGTACCGGCTTTCAAGTCCCTTCTCCAGTTTTATAAGGAATCAGGTGATGTGACTCATTATGATAAGCTTCATGCTTTATTGGAATCTATCATTAAGAAAGCGGATTATTACAATGAGGAAGTACGTGAACGGTATCTTAAAAGTATTAATTTCTAATCGTTCTTCTCATAAAGACTATGAAAAGACTTATATATATATTATTCCTCTTGATAGGTTTTGAGCAGGCTTTGTTTGCCCAGAAAATAGATACCTTGAGAACTGAACGTCTTGAGCTACGTTTGGAACCCGATTTGGTAGGCTTTATTCCTTGTGGAAAAGAATGGTTTCAAGTTCAAAAAGATGCATGGAAGTTAGAAATCGATAAAGATGTGAGAAATGAAAAAGCGTGGGAGAATTACTATCTTGCGTGCAAAGGAATTTGGGATGAAGACACATTGCTATGGAAGAAAGAACAGCCTCGTTTACTTAAGAAAATGAAAAAGTACATTCCTGATACACGGGTGTATTATAAAGTATTGGATGATGAGGTTATGATTTCTGACAAGGACAAAAGAGAGGCAATCAAGGAGAAGATTGTTTATTTGAGACGGGATTGTGAAAGGGATTACAGAGATGATATGTGGTATTATCAACGGCATGGACAGATAGATAAGGTGAGGGAAATAGCACGCGAATGGTTTGACAGCGGATTATATTCACGAAGTATCCTGACTTATTATTATAATGAATTTGTA
This sequence is a window from Bacteroides thetaiotaomicron VPI-5482. Protein-coding genes within it:
- a CDS encoding DUF4884 domain-containing protein; translation: MKTLTRLFILLFVMAGVSSCYTGIPLKQGKSENNRTYEVSYLFEHDGVKVYRFMDMGNYVYFTTKGDVTSIKNDSTKERTVTIYRDDTVR
- the nadB gene encoding L-aspartate oxidase, which encodes MVRKFDFLVIGSGIAGMSFALKVAHKGKVALICKSGLEEANTYFAQGGVASVTNLLVDNFDKHIEDTMIAGDWISDRGAVEKVVREAPAQIEELIKWGVDFDKNEKGEFDLHREGGHSEFRILHHKDNTGAEIQDSLIKAVQRHPNIEVIENQFAVEILTQHHLGVTVTRQTPDIKCYGAYILDPKTGKVDTYLAKVTLMATGGVGAVYKTTTNPLVATGDGIAMVYRAKGTVKDMEFVQFHPTALYHPGDRPSFLITEAMRGYGGVLRTMDGKEFMQKYDPRLSLAPRDIVARAIDNEMKNRGDDHVYLDVTHKDPEETKKHFPNIYEKCLSLGIDITKDYIPVAPAAHYLCGGILVDLNGQSSIERLYAVGECSCTGLHGGNRLASNSLIEAVVYADAAAKHSLRVVDQYAYNEAIPEWNDEGTRSPEEMVLITQSMKEVNQIMSTYVGIVRSDLRLKRAWDRLDIIYEETESLFKRSVASREICELRNMVNVGYLIMRQAMERKESRGLHYTIDYPHAKK
- a CDS encoding PH domain-containing protein; amino-acid sequence: MNRIFHARIAWYQYFLLVVLTVNAVGALWCKYILPAVLLMLLLIVVIEQIIHTVYTVSTDGVLEISTGRFMRKKVIPIAEITAIRKYHSMKFGKFSVTNYVLIEYGNGKFASVMPVKEREFVELIKKRMEQ
- the lpdA gene encoding dihydrolipoyl dehydrogenase, which translates into the protein MKYQVIIIGGGPAGYTAAEAAGKAGLSVLLIEKNNLGGVCLNEGCIPTKTLLYSAKTYDSARHSSKYAVNVSEVSFDLPKIIARKSKVVRKLVLGVKAKLTSNNVAMVTGEAQIIDKNTVRCGEETYNAENLILCTGSETFIPPITGVETVNYWTHRDALDSKELPASLAIVGGGVIGMEFASFFNSLGVQVTVIEMMDEILGGMDKELSALLRAEYAKRGIKFLLSTKVVALSQTEEGAVVSYENAEGKGSVIAEKLLMSVGRRPVTKGFGLENLNLDKTGRGAIKVNEKMQTSLSGVYVCGDLTGFSLLAHTAVREAEVAVHSILGKEDAMSYRAIPGVVYTNPEIAGVGETEESASAKGITYKVVKLPMAYSGRFVAENEGVNGVCKVLLDEQERIIGAHVLGNPASEIITLAGTAIELGLTAAAWKKVVFPHPTVGEIFREAL
- the dacB gene encoding D-alanyl-D-alanine carboxypeptidase/D-alanyl-D-alanine endopeptidase, which produces MKKYLLFLVLSVALLPTSVWGQANLSQIDSLIKRMLPEASEVGISVYDLTAKKSLYTYRDTKLSRPASTMKLLTAITALSRPDADNPFRTEVWHDGVIEHDTLQGNLYVVGGFDPEFDSLMMDSLIEEVITFPFSVINGQVYGDVSMKDSLYWGHGWAWDDTPEAYQPYMSPLMFCKGAVEVTVVPGSLQGDTASVSCKPVSSYYTLTNRTKTRTPSAGKYSLSRDWLTNGNNLIVTGNVPTFRKDLINVYDSGSFFMHAFLERLRAKGIVVPESYGFTELPSDGAEQMARWETPVQKVLNQLMKESDNLNAEAMLCRIASQATGKKRVTAEDGIVEIMKLVRNLGHDPKDYKIADGCGLSNYNYLSPALLVDFLKYAYSQSDVFQKLYKSLPVAGIDGTLKNRMKNTPAFRNVHAKTGSFTAINALAGYLKMKNGHTLAFAIMNQNVLSAAKARAFQDKVCEVIIGH